A stretch of Plasmodium chabaudi chabaudi strain AS genome assembly, chromosome: 14 DNA encodes these proteins:
- a CDS encoding superoxide dismutase [Fe], putative, which translates to MAITLPKLKYALNALSPHISEETLSFHYNKHHAGYVNKLNGLIKDTPLANKSLVDILKESTGAIFNNAAQIWNHSFYWDSMGPNCGGEPHGEIKEKIQEDFGSFNNFKDQFSNILCGHFGSGWGWLALNNNNKLVILQTHDAGNPIKDNTGIPILTCDVWEHAYYIDYRNDRASYVKAWWNLVNWNFANENLKKALNK; encoded by the coding sequence atggcGATAACCTTAcccaaattaaaatatgcattaaaTGCATTATCACCTCATATTAGTGAAGAAACATTAAGCTTTCACTATAATAAGCATCATGCTGGTTATGTAAACAAGTTAAACGGATTAATCAAGGATACCCCATTAGCTAATAAATCATTAGTAGATATTTTAAAGGAATCTACAGGTGCTATCTTTAATAATGCAGCACAAATATGGAACCACAGTTTTTATTGGGATTCCATGGGACCTAATTGCGGAGGAGAACCACACGgagaaataaaagaaaaaattcaaGAAGATTTTGGATCCTTTAACAATTTCAAAGATCAATtctcaaatattttatgtggTCATTTTGGTTCAGGATGGGGATGGCTagcattaaataataataataaattagtaATTTTACAAACACATGATGCTGGAAACCCAATAAAAGACAACACTGGTATCCCTATATTAACATGTGATGTATGGGAACACGCTTATTACATTGATTATAGAAATGACAGAGCATCATATGTTAAAGCATGGTGGAATTTAGTAAATTGGAACTTTGCCAAtgaaaatttgaaaaaagctttaaataaataa
- a CDS encoding selenoprotein, putative produces the protein MVLKRVYLFVVLILFYISIPYADAGUSKTLHIKLPNEDDDYLGKLIDIFNNICTYSLNNKKKIAKIITTSLISGYALNSLYNSGVTFKKDPHYSLFFPSSEYIKNVFNKSKKNYEIKTKLKKDQIFERDIICYDNQSISSVEMYISNNFKNFLNFFPDKLKMTSLYNFSKYEEFKDFKNLFNYVKVMKYQNDIFIFHGKLKKHFWIHIPMKYNITKSETGDITTLTIIPLYKYYSDYIIEIQFVKQNNNMKFITSIKSNENNQKNTNLYYKNIIKNIAMYFTYDLYNGMHNNLEIFYKRGVKLNKINFIRPHNLLTKKYSKGTYRVPLFNHCKLKTKKL, from the coding sequence ATGGTTTTGAAAAGGGTTTATCTTTTTGTTGtattgattttattttatatatcaatACCATATGCTGATGCAGGGTGATCCAAAACGttgcatataaaattacCAAATGAAGATGATGATTATTTAGGAAAATTAATcgacatttttaataatatatgtacttattcattaaataataaaaagaaaattgccaaaattataacaacATCACTAATTTCTGGATATGCCCTTAACTCATTGTACAACTCTGGTGTTACATTTAAAAAGGATCCACActattctttatttttcccatcaagtgaatatattaaaaatgtgtttaacaaatcaaaaaaaaattatgaaataaaaacgaaattaaaaaaagaccAAATATTTGAAAGAGACATAATATGTTATGATAATCAAAGTATAAGTAGTGTAGAAATGTATATTtccaataattttaaaaattttctgaatttttttcctgATAAGTTAAAAATGACATCACTATATaacttttcaaaatatgaagAATTCAAAGATTTCAAAAACCTATTCAATTATGTTAAGGTAATGAAATAtcaaaatgatatttttatatttcatggaaaattaaaaaaacatttttggATACATATACcaatgaaatataatattacaaaatCGGAAACTGGTGATATTACCACTTTAACAATTATTCCgttatacaaatattattcagattatattattgaaaTTCAATTTgtgaaacaaaataataatatgaagtTTATCACATCAATCAaatcaaatgaaaataatcaaaaaaatacaaatttatattataaaaatataataaaaaatatagctatgtattttacatatgatttatataatggAATGCATAACAACctagaaatattttataaaagagGTGTAAaacttaataaaattaattttattagaCCACACAActtattaacaaaaaaatattcaaaaggGACATACCGTGTTCCATTATTTAACCATTGCAAGTTAAAAACAAAGAAGTTGTAA
- a CDS encoding AAA family ATPase, putative: MLHEKLKAYISNIITDNQMIEKHHDEKTNLQNVLNNMYLIENALKKTNNKLFRRISQTQLKKIILCILKNDDQDEASYTPIDKSKKKLQNKSKHVYTSDSSQTSNEENDKEKKILKNEKKKKKKKKKIYQEINMGIDIGTNIEHEGNSDKIEKHGYDQINDENVENKIKTNLIKIKGEENSLTNSSLGNVKICLDNNTTNLNTYKGINNIKKDIYYSIVYPYKYRNDNFNTIININGINGSGKTSLAYAIAGECDSHFFYIKLPEYVRYLSNDNKNNKLRILFEQIKKEYNKCILCIDDMDILFNSKDDTIDIYIFTYLLNLFDNTNVVIILLSINKPYDTILYSKIQKFISMPIPTYEDRIEILQNLSQNLEINFDVLYTASITYGFNRAQIYDILNESRNLFIYNHVLHDKTTPYVVNNKKDALSINMFENEDDNYDQPLKMEPGDTTHYEGEERDPTFVEDTSSNCVNNEIENDGNTNSMTDLKNGEETEKVTNLTKRKERNDSDYVDIYIKEKKQKKIIPININNDIIYESIKNIKKKITTQNICEVPNINLDNIGSLKNIKKILETKFILPVKYSNIYKHLGINKSMGILLYGPPGCGKTMLAKAISNEMKANFIAIKGPEILNKYVGESEKKVREIFSYASTYKPCLIFFDEIDSICINRDNNKTAAASDRVVNQLLTEMDGLSQREGIYIIATTNRPDIIDKALLRTGRFDQLIYVSLPKYQGRIDILKKLSKNMPLDKDIDFKQISMLTKGYSGADLHGVLRESAFIALQECRDKIDRFNYKSNGPTPLIPSNNEHTQEEQQNSFITTSENTLNPVLNKTYYDTYILNENYGQPNDNKLDDANPKSLEHYSSESGQAMNNEMNNPCITDQSIYDVVENEIMTMEEENKKLGERQKEDENNKDNFLYKIDDLKNENLQEKDKNNLIYEFIQKNKNILAIKQKHILLAINIVPRSVTKKQMKYYKEISKKFK, from the coding sequence ATGCTTCATGAAAAGTtaaaagcatatatatcaaatataataacagATAATCAGATGATTGAAAAGCATCATGATGAAAAGACCAACTTACAAAacgttttaaataatatgtacCTTATAGAAAATGCgctaaaaaaaacaaacaatAAACTATTTAGGCGTATAAGTCAAActcaattaaaaaaaattattttatgtatcttaaaaaatgatgatcaGGATGAAGCATCCTATACACCAATTGACAAATCGAAAAAGAAACTCCAAAACAAATCCAAACATGTTTATACAAGCGATTCGAGTCAAACCagtaatgaagaaaatgataaagagaaaaaaattttgaaaaatgaaaaaaaaaaaaaaaaaaaaaaaaaaaaaatatatcaagaaataaatatgggaATAGACATAGGAACAAATATCGAACATGAAGGTAATTCtgataaaattgaaaaacaTGGATATgatcaaataaatgatgaaaatgttgaaaataaaataaaaacaaatttaattaaaatcaAGGGGGAAGAAAATAGTTTGACAAATAGCAGCTTAGgcaatgtaaaaatatgtttagataataatacaacaaatttaaatacatataaaggaataaataatataaaaaaagatatatattatagtaTAGTTTATccttataaatatagaaatgacaattttaatactattatcaatattaaTGGTATTAATGGGTCAGGTAAAACATCATTAGCATATGCTATTGCAGGAGAATGTGATagccattttttttacataaaattaCCTGAATATGTCAGGTATTTatcaaatgataataaaaataataaattaagaatattatttgaacaaataaaaaaagaatataataaatgtatacTATGTATTGATGATAtggatattttatttaattcaaaAGATGATAcaatagatatatatatatttacttatttattaaacttATTTGATAATACTAATGtagttataatattattaagtaTTAATAAACCATATGAtactatattatattcaaaaattcaaaaatttatatctatGCCAATACCTACATATGAAGATCGAATTgaaattttacaaaatttatcaCAAAATCTAGAAATCAATTTTGATGTTCTTTATACTGCTTCAATTACTTATGGTTTTAATAGGGCACAAATATATGACATACTGAATGAGTCGagaaatttgtttatatacaaTCATGTGCTACATGATAAGACTACTCCCTAtgttgtaaataataaaaaggatgCACTATCCATAAACATGtttgaaaatgaagatGACAATTATGATCAACCTTTAAAAATGGAGCCTGGTGATACTACACATTATGAAGGTGAAGAAAGAGATCCCACCTTTGTAGAGGACACTTCTTCAAACTGTGTAAACAAtgaaatagaaaatgatgGAAATACAAATTCAATGACAGACTTAAAGAATGGGGAAGAGACTGAGAAAGTAACAAATTTGACAAAGAGAAAAGAAAGGAATGATAGTGATTATGtagatatttatataaaagaaaaaaaacaaaaaaaaataattcctataaatataaataatgatataatttatgaaagcataaaaaatataaagaaaaaaattacaacacaaaatatatgtgaagtaccaaatataaatttagatAATATTGGATCTTTaaagaatattaaaaaaatattagaaacaaaatttattttacctgtaaaatattctaatatatataaacatttaggtataaataaaagtatgggaatattattatatggaCCACCAGGATGTGGAAAAACTATGCTAGCCAAAGCTATTAGTAATGAAATGAAAGCAAATTTTATTGCCATAAAAGGGCctgaaattttaaataaatatgttggtgaaagtgaaaaaaaagttcgAGAAATTTTTTCCTACGCTTCAACATATAAACCatgtttaatattttttgatgaaATTGATagtatatgtattaatagagataataataaaacagcTGCTGCATCCGATAGAGTAGTAAATCAATTATTAACAGAAATGGATGGACTATCACAAAGAGAAgggatatatattatcgCAACTACAAATAGACCAGATATTATTGATAAAGCATTATTAAGAACTGGTAGATTTGATCaacttatatatgtatcatTACCTAAATATCAAGGAAGGATTGATATCTTAAAAAAactatcaaaaaatatgccaTTAGATAAAGATATCGattttaaacaaatttcTATGCTAACAAAAGGCTATAGTGGAGCTGATTTACATGGGGTATTAAGAGAAAGTGCCTTTATAGCTCTTCAAGAATGTAGAGATAAAATCGATCGATTTAATTATAAGTCGAATGGCCCTACACCATTAATACCTTCAAATAATGAGCATACTCAAGAAGAGCAACAAAATAGTTTCATTACAACTTCGGAGAATACTTTAAACCCggttttaaataaaacttaTTATGATACatacattttaaatgaaaattatggCCAaccaaatgataataaactGGATGATGCTAATCCAAAAAGTTTAGAGCATTACAGTTCTGAAAGTGGGCAAGCAATGAATAATGAGATGAATAATCCCTGCATAACCGATCAGAGCATTTACGATGTtgtagaaaatgaaattatgaCAATGgaggaagaaaataaaaagttggGGGAAAGACAAAAGGAAgacgaaaataataaagataattttctttacaaaattgacgatttaaaaaatgaaaatcttcaagaaaaagataaaaataatttaatatatgaatttattcaaaaaaataaaaatatattagcaattaaacaaaaacatATACTCCTAGCTATTAATATTGTCCCTCGTAGTgttacaaaaaaacaaatgaaatattataaagagataagcaaaaaatttaaataa
- a CDS encoding phospholipase DDHD1, putative, which produces MSSPTLKTKYNDNNYDNGDDNNVKKKNKNFFFPKDKNHINRKISKDKNCNNINFYEEEPYLDDKINDVDYIILIIHGIGSNEDLIINQCEDLKNSFKIVKKMWFFDHPFNIHFHIFNWKKYIIDAQIHVFNRININTMTETRKIVNLAAGDIICFLHPRYGDYIMLNLYNDINKTLESLKNDESGRFKHSKICLLGYSLGSAMAYEILHNVKVRISDNNLKYELKSKIDYLFMLGSPLSALLSLYKPEYINDGLKLISGIKFYNIFHGFDPVAFRIEPLIYPKVNNISDPVLINYWRNNGARYWFEWDKNMQNAKIAIVQNLNDITSAITNGFYKFLWKSEPNTEEQGTLNKNLCYNKCESKDINMFLLKVKENQRKIERNKHKKKKKKNSENNLSKNRNDKIICDEINNFNKYENNDSCSNNTSSYADSTKSINASQDSNSENSFFDHDFSDISDHTQKINMTKQEVIKKEHIDSDYNEIEKNKTMPIRYDYQLQEFIMEHYIYPLAVAKSHFNYFIIKDISFFILKELINKETPISYEEYLTEIEKEYNNKSTHEKDNTKKEQYQEIALKASKLLEEFHRFEKNMEMTSDPFNIKNFKNLI; this is translated from the exons ATGTCTTCCCCTactttaaaaacaaaatataatgacaataattatgacaatggtgatgataataatgtaaaaaagaaaaataaaaattttttcttccctaaagataaaaaccatataaatagaaaaatctctaaagataaaaattgtaataacATAAACTTTTATGAAGAAGAACCATATTTagatgataaaattaatgatgtcgattatataatattaataattcatGGGATAGGATCTAATGAagatttaattataaaccAATGTGAGGATCTTAAAAATAGTttcaaaattgtaaaaaaaatgtggtTTTTTGATCACCCTTTCAATATACACTTTCACATATTtaattggaaaaaatatatcatcgATGCTCAAATTCA CGTCTTCAACCGAATAAACATCAATACAATGACCGAGACCAGAAAAATAGTAAACCTTGCCGCGGGTGATATTATATGCTTTTTACATCCACGATACGGGGATTACATAATgctaaatttatataatgacATAAACAAAACATTGGaatctttaaaaaat GATGAAAGCGGCAGATTTAAACATTCTAAGATTTGCCTTTTGGGATATTCCCTAGGTAGTGCAATGgcatatgaaatattacaTAATGTTAAGGTTCGAATAagtgataataatttgaaatatgaattaaaaagtaaaatagaTTACTTATTTATGCTTGGAAGTCCATTAAGTGCGCTGCTATCTTTATATAAGccagaatatataaatgatggtcttaaattaattagcggtataaaattttataacatattCCATGGTTTTGATCCGGTTGCATTTAGAATCGAACCACTAATATATCCAAAAgtgaataatatttctgATCCTGTTTTAATAAACTATTGGAGAAATAACGGAGCAAGATATTGGTTTGAATgggataaaaatatgcaaaatgCTAAAATAGCCATTgtacaaaatttaaatgatataacaTCTGCTATTACTAATGGGttctataaatttttatggaAATCAGAACCAAATACTGAAGAACAAGGTACACTAAATAAAAACCtttgttataataaatgtgaaagtaaagatataaatatgtttctATTAAAAGTAAAGGAAAACCAAAGAAAAATAGAAagaaataaacataaaaaaaaaaaaaaaaaaaattcagaaaataatttgtctaaaaatagaaatgataaaatcatatgtgatgaaataaataattttaataaatatgaaaataatgattcaTGTTCAAATAACACATCTAGTTATGCTGATAGTACAAAAAGTATTAACGCATCTCAAGATTCAAATAGTGAAAACTCATTTTTTGATCATGATTTTAGTGATATTTCAGATCAtactcaaaaaataaatatgacaAAGCAAGAAGTTATTAAGAAAGAACACATTGATAGTGACTATAatgaaattgaaaaaaataagacaATGCCAATTAGATACGATTATCAGCTACAAGAATTTATAATGgaacattatatttatccaTTGGCTGTAGCTAAATCgcattttaattattttataattaaggatatatcattttttatattaaaagaattgataaataaagaaaccCCAATAAGTTATGAAGAATATTTAACagaaattgaaaaagaatataataataaatcaacacatgaaaaagataataCTAAAAAAGAACAGTATCAAGAAATTGCTTTAAAGGCTTCTAAACTATTAGAAGAATTCCATagatttgaaaaaaatatggaaatgACATCAGATCCttttaatatcaaaaatttcaaaaatcTTATTTGA